The region actgcagtttctttactgattTTGTAGATGAAGCCTGTGTGCTTagtttgttaaagaaaaaaaatcagatttctgtggtctgtgaaaactccattatgtcatatgagatgTAAACTCtgtgaaacatttggatttaaattgaacaatcATAAAGAAGTGCTTAACAGAAAAAGTTCTTTTGTGTTTAGTGATGGAGGAAACGTTGTTAGTAAACATAGAGCGGCACATAATTCGGAGCATgtaaatgcactcacatgtttaaaatcatgaatgAAGCAGTATTAATTAGCTGagtcttcataactttttatttgtgtttgtctaaaaaatcCCCGGAAAAATTGACACAgtaaattataagcctacataataaatatgttagtaaataataaaatagtattgttttgtaatacagtataatgaTACAGTATAAACAGatatattgtacaacattttatacttatgcaattcaccaaacacaaattaaatttaacaataattgtgtattacagtatatcagaatttttttcaaatcgatcaaagctcgattaaattcaaatcgttaatcgattaaataatttgatcgatcaacagcattagaaattacgttttatttttatcatcaaaCTGTGACAGTGACAATTCAAACAGACCATTCATCCACTGTAAcatatacaaatgataatttaccAGTATACACTTATTAGCGTTATTTACTAATCTTTGAAAACGAATCTTCACAAAATAGAGAGAGCACACTGTAACAACGGAAACACAAACCACATTATCAGACATTCATGACAACAGCAAAATAATATTGCACTCAGTTTCTATAGGAAGTTGAAAGAGTACATACTGAAGTGAAACCAGACAAGGCTGATTGTTTTTCCTGATCACGTGATCAATTATAATAAAAGTGTGCTTATCAcagtcaatcttcacttctgctttgTTTACATTTCCATAGCAATCTATTGCCGTATTTAATCCTTTAGTTTTTAAATATTCACGTGCTTTGGTTATCTGTCTTCCTGTACTTTAATAGAACTTAAATAGAACAttaataacttttaaaaataaattagtgcatttttatgttatttagatTAATCTTTAGGTAATGCACAGGCTGATAGTTGCAAATTTTACATTACTTTTAAGATCATAGTGTAATTTTATATGGATATAAAACAATAgcctatatgatgatgatgattattattattattataatatttgtatattagGCACACACATATGCTGTTCAAAGTTGCAACAGAACTTCTGAACCACTGCTGATAAAGGCAATTTCAACTCAAAACCTAAACAGCCCACCACGTGTTCTACCTGTAAGATTTGGCAATATTGACTATTGTCAGGTATCAACTCTTGCTGGTCCCACGCTATAACACGCAGAACTACATACACTGTTTATCTGAACATTACACAAGCACACCAGTTTTTTAAAGCATTATGTTTTAATTCAAATCTAATGTgatgcatttttattattttacaatgaccagtcacattcaacatttttaaCACACCAAAATTTTCCATATGGTCATTTAAGGTCGAAAGAAAAGTTTTTATTATATCTAACACTGAGTTATTTGGAATGATTTCATTATGCTAATACAAGAaccattaaaaaaatacatttgaaacaTTTATTGGTCCGAAAATAAGTTTCATCATAGTCTTCCATcttgaattaatttaaatatcaacTATCCAGatctattcctaacctatgagaAATTAAAGTACAATAGTTAAGCAAGCACAATATagtctgcattttttttattaaatatctacACTTCTAGATAGCTTCTCTTCGTTAAAGAACATGTCTTCGTTAGGTTCCATCTCTGATTCCTAACACTGCTGTAAGGTAGTTCTGCTTAATTCAAATAATGTAGAATCTTCATGCCACAGCTTCATGTTAATGGATTGTGCTAAACACAAATGCGTCCACACACAGTGCATATATATAAAGTGCAAAAACTACCTGACAAATGAAAACTATGCTGCATACAGTTATAAATGCTATAAAAGAATAACAAACCCTATTTACTTTTCAGTGATAGCCCCAGTAATTCCCATCATGATGTATGTCGTTAGTCATATTTGATATGAGGATCACTCTAAAATTTATCAGTATTTTTATTCATCCTTCATTCTATTATTTTGCTATTTGCACAATGTAAGTAACCTTAGgaataaaaatgtcatttttttatatcttagtCTCTGTCACCAGCCTTGTGCCATCTCAGAAGAAGAATCTTCAAACCATCACCAGTTGAAGTGACATTATTTGAATTCtcgaacaaaaaaataaattcaaatctgTACCTCTGACAACAATTTTACTACATTCTTGCTCATCTACATTGTGCCAAATGAAAACATCAGTAATTCTTATGTTTATATTGAGGAGCTAATGAAATTTCCATTTTTGACTGTATCATGTATGACTGCATTGGCAGAcagaagttatttttgttttgttgctTCATTAGAATATTTTCTCCTGAAGGTTTTTTCCTCTCTCTTGTATGGAGGAGAGACCCGaaagcttacactgcagcctgagacttattgtggttaccactcctattctgtgaatgattgggtagccgaatggccacactcttgtacaagtacaacacacagcaccgtgaacttaacccgggctatggtatgaatgatgatatgtgaattaatgatagcaAAAAAAGTCTGAGAGCCAATGCCGAAAGGTACTCaagaattctgcttcaattagttgagaGAAAATTCCAGAAagaaccccaaccaggatttgaacctgggcccactcgtttcaaggtcagatgtgctaacagttactccattACTTTTTCCCAGAGGTTAGTCTGGAAATTGTGCTAGTCACAAAAATAGCGTGCATTGTTCCCACTCTCTCCTCATAGTCCCTATTGATACGACTAGATTATCATCTATATTCTGTTAGACACATAGACTACATTCGTGCAATATTTAAGGATTCCATTGCAACAGCTATGAAAAAAAATGGACTCAAAATAACAGATTCAATTTTACAGTGCAGTCATGCATATTGTTGCTTTAAGATAGAAATGGAGATAAAATATAAAGACATTTTGTTCATGAAGGATGTATCAGTACATTGCACAAATAGAAATTTGTAGTATAATAAAGAAATGTGGTGCATTACTTTGTAAAGACTCTCAGAATTAACTTTTGAGAAGACCAGAAGTGTCTTAATTATTTTCAGTCTTATTGATCAGATTCCATTTGAATGAAAGACTGTGCAACTGCTCTACTTTTGTCCCAGGCTATAAATTTATAAGATCTCTTACAgaatattcacaatttaaaaaatagccgACTGAAAACTATATACACAATGGCAATAATACTTACACATATCTCACATAACCTAAGCTCATATTTCTAAACACATCATACTTCTATACAGTTTCAGTAATATCTCTACTGCAGATAATTTCATAAACACAAGTAGCTCTTCTGGATTCTGTAAACAGTTTCCTTACTTCTTTGTCTTACTTTGTATTGGCTTTGTAACAAGTTGAGATACGAAATTAATTGCGCCATTTAGAATTGTGCATCAGcatccattttattgaaaaacctCGCTACTTTCTCTTTCATTAACATACCAATAATAACAACATTCATTATGTACATCTTGTACAATGATATGCTGCTTGAAACTCTCATGATTCCATCACAATTAAACAAGAATAGTAACTATGTAAAGTAAGTACTCCAATAAAGGCATTTCAAAGTAAGTGTTTTATTCACACACTCATTCATATTCTGCAATCAACACCATCATGTACACGCCAAAGAGTAAAGCAATGATTTCCTTTACAGACTGCCACAGCTTCGTGTCAGCCAAAAGCTCGGGAATCACAGACACTGTTGCGATGTAAATAAACCCTCCTGCAGTGAAAGGTAAAATCCACGTGGTAGCCACTTCACctagaaacaaaaaaaagaaaagggacaTTGAGATTGAGATGAATCTAAAGTGGCATCTAAATACATAGACAATTAAAAAGTGAATTGATTCTAAAGATTacaaatttattgatttaattattcgAAATTTCAGAACTTGTTTCCCAGTGCCTCCAATAGTGGTCAACTTTTAACATTTATGGAATTCTGCTAGTCTTCCGGAAATTCATTTCTGAGTGGTGGTACCTGAAAGACAGAATTCACTAACTCACAAGGAAACTATTAATGAACTTCTGTCGAAACCTTCCTTCAAACAGCGCATTTTGTTAGATCAATATAGCAGAGAAACAAGTATAAAAATGATCTGTAAGGTTGCGAAATTAGAGCGTAAGTAAAAAATTGTCGAAAAATGATGTAGCCCCTAGCTGTATGTATGTAGATAGTACTCACTCAGCTGACCAAGTGCATTGAGTAAACAAGATCATTTCGCATATTACGTGACAGCATAGGCATTCATGAAGGATGGCAAACAACTATTACTCTCTTCAAGTATgtgctcttctttcttttttatcagTTATTTTCAGACGCTGTAAAAACTGTGAAGTTATTTAGTGAGATGAGACAGATTTGCCATGAGATTTTTTTACAAGATTAGAAAGAATTGATTTGTATTAGGTTtgtaaagaatttttttgttgtaGAAAGTTTGTAGATCAAATCTCAATATGTTTATGATCATTTGTTTCCAAGCCTATGGGCCATTTAGAcacattgaattatttattactgCTTGGTCAAAATCAGCACTGACCTACATCAATACCCAGAAAGTTTGTCTATTCATTTGGATCCATTGTACCTAGTTAGATCAAAGAACTACTGTAATCATCTTTTAATTATTGTGTTAGGcccaattgtgtgtgtgtgtgtatctaatgctctggatttaacaatgaagtcatcatccttcttgctttccaatattttgatggaaggtccacaaatgtcctaagagtttcacaattagccaggtgctccatctccatgtcctcttctctggtgcacactCAGCTCATGAAAATGTTAGGCCCAATTGTTTGAACTACccatacatacttacaaatggcttttacagaacccaggggttcattgccacccttacataagcccgctgagcaagattaatcctggccctagcatcatatccaatcttcctcaaatccattttaatattatcctcccatctacgtcttgacctccccaaagatctttttccctcagatcttccaactaatgctctatatgcatttttggattcaaccatacgtgctacatgccctgcccatttcaaacatctggatttaatgttactaattatgttacgtgaaaaatgcaatgtgtacagttctgcattgtttaactttctccattcttgtgtaacttcatcccttttagtccaaatattttccaaagcatcttattctcaaacacccttaacctctgttcctctctcaaagtgagagttcaagttttacagccatacagaaaatataactgttttatacattctaagtTTCAATTCTTTTAAAGCtggctggatgacaaaatcttctcaaccgaataatagcaggcatttcccatatttattctgaactATCCATACATAACAGACCCAATTGAGTAGACAAATCTGTGAAGTGTAACTGTGGTGATGAAATAGTTTACAGTCTGAAATATTGGCGATATTACATTTCAACACAAATGCCAAAGAACTTAAATTCAATTGCTGTGTAAGCCCGAAATTTATTATGGAAATGGCTGATAATTTCTACTGAATAATCAAGCCAATCTATTTTCTCAGAATGACacacaattttctacaatacacTCACCCTCTACAAGCAGAGAGACGACTGTTCCTGTAAGAGCGCCTACTGCAGTACTCAGTTGCAGAAAAATTGcctgaaaattttaaaacacgATTATTACTTTAGAGTTGCACTTTTAAAAATCCTCTCTCCTGGAGTATCTTCTGTACAGATAAGTTGATCATGTAATGAATTACACGAATTCTtcttagtttatatatatatatatatatatatatatatattgcaaagcCTACTATACAAATTATTCATGAAGAACAGCCGAATCTTATTTAGATTATTTGAGTAATTAAAAAAAGTTGATTTGAACATAGGTTCGTAATTATGCAATAGCTTAACATTTTAAAAAGTGCATTACTGCACCAAGCTGTGTATTCTCATTGCCAAGAATATGGAACCCTCGTTTACAATCAACAAGAGTAGGCCAGATACATGCAGAGATCTTACGCTCACAGTGTGGCAGTTTTATCACTTacaagaagaaaagaataaataataaaagatacTATGTAAAGCTTTTGTAGAAGTGgcaacatgtatttttttaaagactCAAATATAGGCTTTTCTTGCAGTCCTCTAAGAAGAAAACAAAGTTCGTTACCTTAGGAAaggtgagccgttcagagcaaaagtggtgtaagtcaaaattgggtaatgaggtttaaagtaaaaattctgtaaaatacaacacaaagtagcagttaatatgtccttcgtgctatccaccgactactagtagtttaaataaattgaatattaattgctactttgcattgtatttcacagaattcattcatttattttattccatagatcttacatgagcaatgaagctttaagatatggaacatgtcaacattttacaatattacaattacaatttttacaaatttttatagttttacaatttagtaattttttacaattttgtacaatttttttacatttttttttacattttggcgagatgtagtgagatgagatgaggtccgaggattcgccaaaatattacccggcatttgccttttcggtgggggaaacctcggaaaaacccaacccggtaatcaaatcaaagggggtaatcaaatcaaaggggttgatgccaaggaatgtttactttaaccctcattacccattttttacttacaccacttctgctctgaacggctcatgtaattgtaattgaattgtaaattagGAGTTTTTAATCCTGGTACAGAAAATAGCTCTGCATCTATGCAGTCTTATCAAACGCAATTTATTTAGACATGTGTAATGCAAAGTACAGGCATCAGCTGGTAGATTAGCATTTCTTTGGAGAACATCTGGAGAAGCAAGTCACACAAGTGGCAACATGCATGAAAGTGGAAAGTGACATTCTTAAAATCCTGCTGCATATATTGTTTAAGTAATGTTTACATAGGTGATTCTTTGCAGGACCATGCCTCGTTAAATATCCTGTAGTTATCCCAATCTGATACGTGCTGAAAAACAACAGGACACTAAGAAACCCCTGAAATCAACCTTACGCTTATATGTTATAAGATATACAATGATTCACTTGCTGCCAATCCTAACATCATTCttgtcaacaataatataatatgaccATAAGGATGAATAGTGGAATAATGATAATGGCTGGGATAGCTGAGTGTTCAGAGAAATCCTGCCCAAATCTGTCTGCTAAAAAACTACCCCATGGCTTGTGCAAGGGAATTACTGTGTAAATAAGGGACATTAAACATGCTAATATCTGTGGTGCGTGGTAAAAAAACATGTAAGTCATAGGTTGAAAATTTTGAGTAGAGCAAAAGCAAAATTTGAAATGAGAACTAATATCATTATGATGGGCTGGAAATCTAAAGCTCTACAACATTATGGAAGAGAATACATGTATGTCCTGaagaagtacattttttttatattcacatgAAGGTCATAACTCAAACCACCAATTTCTGACTTACGCCCTTTTTACCATGCACCATTgatatattcacttaattttaccTTCCTTCTGTTGCAGCCAGACTGAATCAGAATTGCGAAGTCGCCAATTTCATGAGGTACTTCGTGTAATAGGATAGTGATTGTAGTGATAATACCAATATTTTTTCCAGCAAGGTAGGAAGCACCAATAGCTAGACCATCAGTAAAGTTGTGGGTAAAATCGGCAGCCAAGTTCAGGTAACCAGACACTTTAATATCCTCTTCTGTGAACAGTAATCACAGTTTTACATTAGTCCACAAGGATCATTAAATACGTCCGAAACAGAATTGTCAAGACTTATCTCAAAAGTGTATTCTTGTTCGATTTTGGAGGATGGGAGGGGGGGGAAGAGGTAAAATAGGTTCAATGTAAAGCTGATGACAGTGAGATCAATTGCTGCAGTTCTTGTAGCACCCATATGAACGTGATATAATccaaatatttacttaaattattaAGGCGTGCACTGCAATTCACAACCTAGTTATTCATTGGGTGCTGTTCCAAGTCTCCAGCTGTATGACTCATGCACTAACAGTTGGCTATATCACAGGATATATCTCCTTGTATCGTGCATCAATAGAGTTTGTAGACAATTTTCAcacagattgtgtgcactcgatgtgggtctctggcgtttcgtcagtccacgcgagttgtgtggatataaaggggaaagttgagacggtgtcgggtggagttcctgggtagctcagttggcagagtgctggtatgttcaaccagaggtcccgggatcgataccccgcccggaacaattttttccttgaaattattcaaatctgctttacaggaagcttcacctgaaagactagatttgcaagtcTTATCTTCTTTCTTAAGGGAGCATATAGAATTCCGCAGATTGGTTCGCACTTGACTTTAAatgtgcgtacacacttagcgaacgaacaacgaatgaatgatgaagcaaaacgtcgttgttcgttcgctgtttggagcaacgtacaaatcgtcagcaaattgtcagaaaacattcacgttcgctgattatccgcaataaaggcagacgaaaatataactATAGCAAGCGCAGCCGttattattataggcagtttaacaaaaagaaagttaaaaaccaaaaggcgatggtggcagatgccactctacgaaagtcacaatcaatatagaggcactgacttgcttcatgatttacgttgAATGGAAttgggacagtttcacaacttctgttgcatttcagaaacagacttcgaaatattactgtgcaaaatagggccaaaaatttccaagaaagacacaggctggcgaaaagcaatacctattcaggaaagactagcattaacacttcgatatctcgctacaggaaattcgtatacaagtttaatgtatttattcgaagtgtcgaaacagctgattaccaggattgttccagaagtatgtacagctataattgaggaactggaagattttattaagggaCGACTGCAAggcaggggaaagtttcagtacacggatacctcactgacaataactatcttaaaatactaaaaagagagatttgtctgtgtttgtcgaatgcgcatcatgcttacgaaaaggcacttttcagtgccaataatttattttgtgtgcacaaggttggaactttgtttttttctgggcgtaaatttgtccaaaaggaacgacatacaGTATGTTTacacgcgaaccaagttgactcgtactcatcactccccattccagagaCTTCTGTCTTTCcgtccggaatgatgtcagtaggaactcaattttctttttgacttctgctccctacaataaacaacaaacatgtatccagtgaaaataaataaacaaagataattttcaaattttgcacgtgtttgactcttgcagctgaacatctttccaatagctttCCAAACATCATGttctcttactttattgtggtaagtaggatgcttgggagtccacaaagtttcctgctccctatatgcattaataagatttataaagcgtcttccgtccactccagtttcggcatcctgttggtgaaattgaactaagcgctgcattctgctacgaactacagggttgggcagataaaaccgatccgtgttatgacattgataggtaCTAACGATTTGAagcaaacttcaaatggaatgaaaataaaatgcatttaccttcataataaatgttggaagtgccctccatctgcatctagacacttctgtgcacgtttTAACAGGTTCATGAAAACACGTGTTTGAATTTAAAACACTTCAACACACGTCCGCAAGTTCTCCTACTCACatgaacctgttgagccaatctcgtggtagactttcgaggactcctagtcaaaaattcattaattcgcgccgtaagttgaggagtccggacagaaggagttctgttccttgttacattttttatggatccagtcgtacgccattttcgcaccaaatcttgaatgctgcttttcgctggtactgagcgaagcggatatttgtctctgaataattgttgtgtttccttAATGGAGCCGGTCTGTACGTacgcctccacaatgaatattcgctctggtattgaataagtcatgcttatttaaagaacaactctttacatgtgtttagaacgtctgaccagcgaatagggattataaagaatggacacttcgcgtcggtacctttgatgtagccggactgatttcaatgaccttaagccagctaaagcgtgagattctgctttctccctagagttggcgctgacatcacaccagctagcagtcgacacatataattaatacatctaggtacattatgtactcaaataaaataaattggatccataaaataataaatccgtcattaactgtaatgtctagactctagagttcctttataatgacagttgagacgttgaccccaacaacaattaaaatatgtattgatttgatagcactgaaaatggaaaaacaaaactcttacgaaaagtaaaaccatatacctatatcatattatatacaaatattaaacgaattcgatacttaattttataatgtattatattattttataatataatttatgatatctgaaatataaaatattattattacaactagtttgtcactgagaaataaggaatttatttgaagcaaagcgttactggattatgcaataaggtaggcgatgtttggatcctgtgtctcaactctattctcaataattatcttagcgtatgctcgattacactaacctctagcgcttgaaagtggaactatacgctggcgcacagagaaacaaaacacaggaaaattcgctcagtgtccattctttataatccctattcgctggtctgacttttaaacagcaaccagaagaggttataagcaacaatggcgcaacaacaatgacacaaaacacgcggaagatacagtatagccaacataattacattttcaagaaaaaaagaaagaaaagaaatcaataccctacataatttattttccaaatcatatgacatgagatggggccggttttatctgcccaaccctgtacaAACTAGTGACatatcccgtccacaacgaatgtaccgacaagcgacggatcacttccgaaggcaaaccaaacgatcggtttgcttttgctgcgacgtacacacgtacatatttcaatcaacgaatgtattcgtttgtcgttcgttcgttgttcgttcgctaagtgtgtacgcaccttaacagAGTGATAGGCTTATAATCTTATTTTGATTTGAGGAAAAATATTCACATAAAGAATGCAGTGTACCTTCATTTTCTGGTGGTTTAtggtcttttttcttcttttcgtttACTTCTTCTCCTTCACTCTTCTTCTTACTAGATTTATTGGTTTCGTCGGTTTCTTCCTTAGCTTTTGATTGTAAACCGTGTGAATGACCACTATGAGAATGACTGTGACCACCTTTAACTAACCTCACAAATTTCTCCACCATTAAAAATGCAATGATCCCAAATAATACCCAGAAACCTACAACCATATCGTGTCCATGAGATTCGCCTTCACCCCCATGAGAATGAGAATGGGCGTGGGAATGAGTATGTGCCTGAGAATGGTCATGATCGTGAGAATGAGCCACTAAAGCATGTGGTATCAAATGAAGAAACGCATCACCAAGCAAACTTCCAGATGCAAAACTGAGAAGTATTTTTAGTAAAGGTTCTTTCTCTTTAGTATTGTCTAATGGTACTAAAAACAGAATCAAGAAAGGTGCTGCACTTATAAGCACTGTTGATCCAATTGCTTGTGCCCATAAAGTATAAGTGTCAACTTTCCCAACATTATCACTATGTCGTTCCGGCTTTTGTTGCGGCTCAGAATATTTTACGTTAGCTGCCTTAGAGTATTTGAATGATGGTGATTCGTCATGCCTAAATTCATGCGAATGTCCATGATGATCATGTACAGCATCATGTGAATGATCATTATTAAATTCTTCATGTACGTGGCCATGATGGGAGTGACCCTGACTTTCACATAACAAAGGTAAGTCTAAGAAAATCAATACAAATATTATCCCTAAACATATAGTTGCAACAAATGATTTACTAAACACTAGTTCTGCAGTCATTGCTCTGGCTTCCTGAAAACTTTCGTTCACTTAACTCTGCTCACAGCTGATTGGAACAGCAACTAAACAACACTTTACACATGTCAAAACGTGGCTAGGCTCGCCGGTTAGATCATGCTACCTACCATCCATTTTCTATGTTTCATGTTTATAGCTATTTAAGTGCATAACACGAATAATTGTATtgacattattaattaatatcgtGTATGTTGCTACAGATTAATTTTAATCTCAATGTTAGTTTCATAAAAAAGAGAAACAAGATTTGTGAAGTTTCCTATTGGTGTGGTGGTAGAAGAGAGTTTAGTACAAACTCTTGACCAATCAGATTTATTTGACACTCGAGATGTAGTTTGTTTGGTGATTTTGAATGTAAGGTGAGGTACATTTCAATGCATttcttatatttaatataaaatatcaattcTATGCGTAAAAGTTGCTATGAAGATATTTGGTTTTATTGGCTTGTTTTTGTTCTCGTAGTCAATTTCATAAAATGCTCTATACTTTCCTATTACATTACTTAAATAAACGTAGCCGGTAAAAGTTGTAAAGTGACAGTTAGGTTACAAATAGTTTGCAGAATTTTACAGTGAAATACGGAAAcgtaaaatatataggctatgcaAGTGATTAGTTGacatataacttaaatattactGTAGTATATAAAAAAAACGAAGTTGGGTGCACCTACTGACGAGTTTTCGTAATGTTTTATTCGTATGGCTACAGTTTTTCATAAATTTCTGAGGTGAAGTGTTATTAGCCCTGCCAATCTGTATTATGGGCCCTTATTTAACTACGATGAAACAGGCTATAGACCTACAATGTAATTGTGGAATGAGAACGATATTAATGTTAGAGATTGTCCGATTTTATTACTGCCTACCTTTTGAACTGATAAACGCATGAACGTAATTACTTCTTGAATAAGATTTCTAAAACAATTTCTGTTTATTCCAGATAAATATGTTAGAAAATGAAGAGAGCAACACCATTATTTCAGAGGATAGATGATGCGGATGTTAATTAGTAAgtgtgtaatttataataaccagAATATAACATTATTTCTATTAATAGTACCGGTAAGCATGCTTTTACTGGTTTAAAGTTTAGC is a window of Periplaneta americana isolate PAMFEO1 chromosome 12, P.americana_PAMFEO1_priV1, whole genome shotgun sequence DNA encoding:
- the LOC138710523 gene encoding zinc transporter Slc39a7-like; its protein translation is MTAELVFSKSFVATICLGIIFVLIFLDLPLLCESQGHSHHGHVHEEFNNDHSHDAVHDHHGHSHEFRHDESPSFKYSKAANVKYSEPQQKPERHSDNVGKVDTYTLWAQAIGSTVLISAAPFLILFLVPLDNTKEKEPLLKILLSFASGSLLGDAFLHLIPHALVAHSHDHDHSQAHTHSHAHSHSHGGEGESHGHDMVVGFWVLFGIIAFLMVEKFVRLVKGGHSHSHSGHSHGLQSKAKEETDETNKSSKKKSEGEEVNEKKKKDHKPPENEEEDIKVSGYLNLAADFTHNFTDGLAIGASYLAGKNIGIITTITILLHEVPHEIGDFAILIQSGCNRRKAIFLQLSTAVGALTGTVVSLLVEGEVATTWILPFTAGGFIYIATVSVIPELLADTKLWQSVKEIIALLFGVYMMVLIAEYE